Sequence from the Seonamhaeicola sp. ML3 genome:
GCTTTTAGTTTTTAATCAATTTGGTGTTCCTTTTGCAATTACCGTAGTCATTACAATTGCACTTATATGGCTATACACCTTTAAAGGCGGCATTAAAACCATCATTTTTACCGATACACTGCAAACACTTTTCATGCTAATTTCTGTAATAGTTACCATTGTGTTTTTGGCTTCTGCCATGGACTTACATAATATTTCGGACGTCTATCAAAATATTAAAGAAAGTGCTATGAGCAAAGTGTTCTTCTTTGAGGATTTCAATGATTCGCAATACTTCATCAAAAGCTTTTTAGCCGGGATGTTCATTACAATTACCATGACTGGGCTAGATCAGGATATGATGCAAAAAAACTTAACCTGTAAAAATCTGAAAGAAGCACAAAAAAACATGATTTCGTTTAGCATTGTTCTTGTATTTGTGAACATCCTTTTTTTAGCTTTGGGTTTATTGCTTTCACAATATGCCTCCCAAAATGGTATAACAGCAAAAAAAGATGATTTGTTCCCAACCATCGCCATGCTTCCGGAAATTGGCATAGTTACCTCTTCATTCTTTTTATTGGGATTAATCGCGGCAGCATACTCTAGTGCAGATTCGGCTTTAACTTCTCTAACAACTTCATTTTGTATTGATATCATAGAACTCGACAACAAGCCCGTTCAAGCTCAAAAAAGCATTAGAAAACGTACCCACATAACCATTAGCATTATCTTAATTATTGTGATTATTCTTTTTGATGCTATTTTTAAGGATGTTTCTATTATTTGGGAATTATTCAAAGCTGCCGGTTACACTTATGGACCATTATTGGGGCTTTTCGCCTTAGGCATCTTTACCAAAATAGAGGTGAAAGACAAATACGTTTGGGTAATTGCTATCGTTGCGCCTATTCTATCTTATTTTCTTAATGCTTATTCTGTAGACTTGTTGAATGGCTATCAAATTGGTTTTGAAATATTGATAGTTAATGGACTCCTTACATTTCTTGGCCTAATATTGATTCGTAGAAAGTAAAACCAAAGTACAGGAAGCCTCAAAATGAATATCATTTTGTTTTAAGAGCTCAAACAATTCTGGATTTTCTGTTCCTGGGTTGTAAATTACCCTTTTAGGTTTTAAGGATATTATATAATCGTAATACTGCTTTTGCCTTTTGGGATTTAGGTACAACGTTATAGTGTGTATATCCTTGTAAAGCTCTAGTTCAGTATCTATCTCTACTCCAGAAACAACACCAGATTTCAATCCAAAGGCAAGGGTGTCAACTCCGTTACTAACTAGCCTTTGTATGGCGTAATTAGAATATCGGTTGGGCTTTAAAGAGGCTCCAAAAACTAATGTTTTTTTATTCATCCTTACTTGTTTTCTTCTATTTATTTAAAATTAGTCTAAATATTAAAAGATTTATCTAAAACTTTTGTTAAATGCAAGTGCTTAATCTGCTTAATACTTTCTCTTTGTGCTTTTAATCAAATCAATCAAAAAAAACGTAAAATGAAAAACTTATTTTTCATCTGCTTTATTCTTCTCTCAAATATTTCCTTATCCTACTCAGAAAACAATAATGACATAGACAATCGTGGTTCTATATCTGGAACGGTATTAGACGCTAAATTAAAGCAACCCTTACCATATGTAAATGTTATTATTAAAAACGAAAACAACGTAACTTTAACTGGGGGTATCACCCTAGATGACGGATCTTTTAAAATTGAAAAAATTGCCGATGGCAATATTGTGGTTAGCATCCAATACATTGGGTATAAAACCTTTTCAAAAAAAGTAAATATTACAAAGGGCAACTATAAGGTGAATTTAGGTAACATCTATCTAGAGGAAGAAGCCGAAAGTTTAGATGCCGTAACTGTTGTTGCCGAAACGTCTACCATCCAACAAAAGGTGGACAGAAAGGTTATTACCATTGGTAAAGACCTTACCACAGCCGGAGCCACAGCAAGCGATATTATGAATAACATACCCTCTGTAAATGTAGACCAACAAACGGGAAATATTAGCTTAAGAGGAAATGAAAATGTTAGGGTAATGGTCGATGGTAAACTAACCAATGTACCAATAGCCCAACTGTTAAGACAAATACCTTCTACTTCTATTAAACAAATAGAGTTGATTACCAATCCTTCTGCCAAGTATAATCCAGAGGGTATGAGTGGTATTATTAATATAAAGTTACACAAGAATACCAAACTTGGGTTTAACGGGAACCTTAACGTTGGGCTGACCAAAGAAATTTTTGCGAAGTTCAATAGTTCTATAGATATGAACTACCGAAACGGTAAATTTAACTTTTATGGCAATTATGGCAACAACATAGGTAACAACGATAATTTTGGAGAAATTAACAGGTTAGACGATAACTCTAGACAAGATTTTAAATTTGGCAACAACAATAAATCGCACCTTTACAAACTTGGTGTAGATTTTTATATGAATGACAATAACACCATTTCATTCTTTACAAACCAAAATATCTTTAATGGCGCTGGCTTTGGTAATACTTTAATTACCTACACTAATTTAGAACAGCAGCAATTATTCAAAAACAAGACCAAGAACAATTCTGGACAATACAATTTAGCTTTCAAACACAAGTTTAAGAACGAAGATGAAACCCTAGATTTAGAATTGGATTATAACGATTTTGAGAGGGATGAAATTGCAAATTTCGACTTTGTTAATTTCAATTTTCCACCAAACTATGTAGATGACGTAGACACAAAAAGAGACAGAACTACCATAAACTTGGATTACGTAAAACCACTTAATGACAAAGAAAAACTAGAATTAGGTGCAGAGGTAAGACTATTTAATTCTGATATTGACTACGAATCTACTGGTCTCTCTTTCGATTCCATAGGAAATACAATCCAAACGCCTAGTACGGTCTTCGACTACAGTCGAAACATATATTCTGTTTATGTTTCTTATGGAAAAACGATAAACGAAAAGTGGAATTATCAAGTTGGAGCCCGTGCAGAACAAGTTTTTGTAGATGCCGAACCTCTTCAGCTATTCAATAACAATACATCGTTGTTTTCTCCTTTTGAAAATAACTATTTTCAAATATATCCCTCGGTATTTTTAAGCTATAGCCCTTCAGAAAAAAAGACGTTTCAGTTTAGTATGAGTAGACGGGTAGACAGACCTGGTCTACAACAAGTCAATCCTATAAGGGAATGGAGTACGCCGCGAGTATCTTCTTTTGGAAATCCAGAACTGGTTCCTCAATTTACAAACTCGGCAGAATTTAACTTTACTAAAAACTTGAAAAATGGTTCTATTACAAGTGGGGTGTTTTTTAGGTTGATTGAAGACAATATAAACCGCTTTGTTAGAATTGACAGAGCAGACATTACTACAGGAAATGTTATACTGTCCTTTGATAATTTTGATAGTACTACCGCCTTTGGTATAGAACTATCTTCTAACTACAGGCCTACTAAATGGTGGAGCCTTAACGGTAGTTTCGATTTGTACTCTCAAACACAAACAGGTATTACTGAGTTTTTAGATTTAGAAACCAACGATTATTCATTGGCCACTATAGATGATATTAAAGCAAATAAAACTGAAGTAAATAACGTGGTATGGAATTTAAGATTGTTTAATAATTTTAAAGCTAGTAAGAAACTAAGTTTCTCGCTTTTTACGATGTATAGAGGAGAAGAAAAAGGTATTCAGTTTACTAGAAAGCCCATGTTTATGGTAAACACAGGTATGCGTTATTCTTTCCTTCCAGACAATAGAGCTACATTCAGCGTTAATTACAGTGATATTTTTAACACTATGATGTTCGAATTTGAGGCCAATAATCCATTTCCGGGCATTGGTGCTTTTAACTGGGAAAGCAATACCTGGAATATTGCGCTTGCCTACAGGTTTGGTGGAGGCAATTACAGAGCATTAAGAAGAAAACAGAGAGATAGCAATACAAAATCTAGCGGTGGCGGATTCTTATAGACTCAATGTACACTAGTCTTAAATATTTTTATTCCATTTGAAATCAAACCAAAAGTAATTCAGCTCAATTAATCACTCTTTGTAGACAAACAATATAAGAGGTAAAACAAGATGAATACTATCTGTAACAATTCTAAATAGAGGTGTTTCACTAAAGTTTTTGTTATATGGAGTAACTAATGCTCTTTATGGGCGTCTATCTAATATCAAATTCAATCAATCAAAAAACATCAAATGAAAAACTTATTTTTTCTGTGTTTTGCGCTCATGTGCTTAACAGCAAAGGCAAACACTACTCCAACAAACACCATTGATAATAGAGGTTCTGTTTTCGGTACAGTACTAGACGCTAAACTAAAACAACCTTTACCTTACGTTAACGTAATCATTAAAAATGATAAGAATGAAACTCTTACAGGAGGTATCACCTTAGACGATGGTTCATTTAAAATAGAAAAAGTTGCAGATGGTAGTGTGATAGTAAGTATTCAGTACATAGGCTACAAAACCTATTCTAAAAATATAACAATTGGTAAAGGGAGTTACAAAATTAATCTAGGTGACATCTACCTAGAAGAAGAAGCCGAAAGTCTGGAAGCCGTAACTATAATTGCCGAAACTTCTACAATTCAACAAAAAGTAGATCGTAAAGTAGTAAACGTTGGAAAAGACCTGGCTAATATGGGAACCGCAACAGATATCATGTCGGCCGTCCCTTCTGTTAGTGTAGATGCCCAAACGGGTGATATTAGCCTGAGAGGAAATCAAAACGTTAGAGTTATGGTCGATGGTAAACTGTCTAATATTCCTGCAGCACAATTGCTAAGACAACTACCCTCTACTTCGATAAAGCAAATAGAATTAATTACAAACCCTTCTGCTAAATATAACCCGGAAGGCATGAGTGGGTTAATTAACATCATACTCCACAAGAATACCAAATTAGGTTTTAATGGTGGACTTAGTACAGGATTGCGTTACCAAAGAGAAGCCAA
This genomic interval carries:
- a CDS encoding sodium:solute symporter, which produces MSATQILLLIAAYFGVLILISYFTGREDTNDAFFKANKSAPWYLVAFGMIGASLSGVTFISVPGAVEAKQFGYLQVVFGYFFGYLVIAYVLLPIYYKLNLTSIYTYLKDRFGNTSYKTGAIAFLVSRIVGAAFRLFLVAKVLQLLVFNQFGVPFAITVVITIALIWLYTFKGGIKTIIFTDTLQTLFMLISVIVTIVFLASAMDLHNISDVYQNIKESAMSKVFFFEDFNDSQYFIKSFLAGMFITITMTGLDQDMMQKNLTCKNLKEAQKNMISFSIVLVFVNILFLALGLLLSQYASQNGITAKKDDLFPTIAMLPEIGIVTSSFFLLGLIAAAYSSADSALTSLTTSFCIDIIELDNKPVQAQKSIRKRTHITISIILIIVIILFDAIFKDVSIIWELFKAAGYTYGPLLGLFALGIFTKIEVKDKYVWVIAIVAPILSYFLNAYSVDLLNGYQIGFEILIVNGLLTFLGLILIRRK
- a CDS encoding CoA-binding protein, translating into MNKKTLVFGASLKPNRYSNYAIQRLVSNGVDTLAFGLKSGVVSGVEIDTELELYKDIHTITLYLNPKRQKQYYDYIISLKPKRVIYNPGTENPELFELLKQNDIHFEASCTLVLLSTNQY
- a CDS encoding outer membrane beta-barrel family protein; this translates as MKNLFFICFILLSNISLSYSENNNDIDNRGSISGTVLDAKLKQPLPYVNVIIKNENNVTLTGGITLDDGSFKIEKIADGNIVVSIQYIGYKTFSKKVNITKGNYKVNLGNIYLEEEAESLDAVTVVAETSTIQQKVDRKVITIGKDLTTAGATASDIMNNIPSVNVDQQTGNISLRGNENVRVMVDGKLTNVPIAQLLRQIPSTSIKQIELITNPSAKYNPEGMSGIINIKLHKNTKLGFNGNLNVGLTKEIFAKFNSSIDMNYRNGKFNFYGNYGNNIGNNDNFGEINRLDDNSRQDFKFGNNNKSHLYKLGVDFYMNDNNTISFFTNQNIFNGAGFGNTLITYTNLEQQQLFKNKTKNNSGQYNLAFKHKFKNEDETLDLELDYNDFERDEIANFDFVNFNFPPNYVDDVDTKRDRTTINLDYVKPLNDKEKLELGAEVRLFNSDIDYESTGLSFDSIGNTIQTPSTVFDYSRNIYSVYVSYGKTINEKWNYQVGARAEQVFVDAEPLQLFNNNTSLFSPFENNYFQIYPSVFLSYSPSEKKTFQFSMSRRVDRPGLQQVNPIREWSTPRVSSFGNPELVPQFTNSAEFNFTKNLKNGSITSGVFFRLIEDNINRFVRIDRADITTGNVILSFDNFDSTTAFGIELSSNYRPTKWWSLNGSFDLYSQTQTGITEFLDLETNDYSLATIDDIKANKTEVNNVVWNLRLFNNFKASKKLSFSLFTMYRGEEKGIQFTRKPMFMVNTGMRYSFLPDNRATFSVNYSDIFNTMMFEFEANNPFPGIGAFNWESNTWNIALAYRFGGGNYRALRRKQRDSNTKSSGGGFL